The following coding sequences lie in one Candidatus Nitrospira allomarina genomic window:
- a CDS encoding glycosyltransferase family 9 protein: MSRALLIQLARLGDLVQSLPVLTSLHSAHPERALDLLCPSPLVTLGELFPCVDRVFPWNGEQWHELATRKMMDCDQVLIQAKQNLSQCGFPTYSLAYNLNNHPRGILTAHVLGDLVVGPGEHGPLNPTLPAWAGYLRQIAQKRGSNRVHLADAFCGLCQVLPPLNVPHLKAPEVALPFELELPVNGESSILIGIVLGAGDADRRVPLSVWQDLIAACAEHIPQCYLLLVGGAGEREAALALEHRLPAKYLNRVVNGCGRTSLPQLVALLNRCQWVVGSDTGPLHLGTMCGARAIGWYFSQARVHETGPYGVGHYVWQRAGAQLRESPNVRDVSPAGSSSAYWPVMETVNLIREDTVNTTTDEWDLWTSNRDEWGAFYTRDGIPDEAVLRRKDTWDVLSQLANQGIRMEVSK, translated from the coding sequence ATGTCCCGAGCCCTCTTAATTCAATTAGCTCGGCTGGGTGATCTGGTCCAATCTCTTCCTGTTCTGACCTCCCTGCATTCTGCTCATCCTGAACGAGCACTTGACCTTCTTTGCCCTTCTCCATTGGTGACGCTTGGCGAACTATTCCCCTGTGTGGACAGGGTTTTCCCTTGGAATGGGGAACAATGGCATGAATTGGCCACGAGGAAGATGATGGATTGTGACCAAGTGCTTATCCAAGCCAAACAGAATTTGTCCCAGTGCGGCTTCCCCACGTATTCGCTGGCCTATAATTTGAATAATCATCCTCGAGGGATTCTTACTGCTCATGTCTTAGGTGATCTGGTTGTTGGTCCAGGTGAACACGGGCCATTGAATCCGACGCTTCCGGCATGGGCGGGATATTTACGTCAGATCGCTCAAAAGCGAGGGAGCAACCGGGTGCATTTAGCAGATGCTTTTTGCGGGTTGTGTCAGGTTCTCCCACCATTGAACGTTCCACACTTGAAGGCCCCGGAGGTGGCATTGCCCTTTGAGCTGGAACTGCCGGTGAATGGTGAGTCTTCTATTCTCATCGGAATTGTTCTTGGTGCGGGAGATGCCGACCGGCGAGTTCCCCTTTCTGTGTGGCAAGACCTGATTGCCGCATGCGCTGAGCACATTCCTCAGTGCTATCTGCTTTTGGTCGGTGGTGCGGGAGAACGGGAAGCGGCATTGGCCTTAGAGCATCGCCTTCCCGCTAAATATCTCAATCGGGTGGTGAATGGGTGTGGTCGGACTTCGTTGCCCCAGCTTGTGGCTCTTCTTAATCGGTGTCAGTGGGTGGTCGGATCGGATACGGGACCATTGCATCTCGGAACGATGTGTGGGGCTCGGGCGATCGGCTGGTATTTCTCCCAGGCCAGAGTCCATGAAACGGGCCCCTATGGGGTTGGTCATTATGTGTGGCAACGCGCGGGAGCGCAACTTCGGGAGAGTCCGAATGTCCGTGACGTAAGTCCTGCAGGATCATCCTCGGCCTATTGGCCTGTGATGGAAACCGTCAATTTAATTCGGGAAGACACGGTGAATACAACAACAGATGAGTGGGATCTCTGGACCAGCAATAGAGATGAGTGGGGGGCGTTTTATACCAGGGATGGCATACCTGACGAAGCTGTTCTCCGGCGAAAGGACACCTGGGATGTGCTGTCTCAGCTGGCGAATCAAGGTATTCGGATGGAAGTCTCGAAGTAG
- a CDS encoding glycosyltransferase family protein: protein MDVLKQNIGILRDQDPILAAQILQVPGGTLSIQPAKSGMPTALVNSRYLHSAYDPVREAERWAEERVKDCQAGETIVLLGVGLLYHVEALRQMLPRDQVIMVAVPDLSEFADCVSVRALEGWGEWVMWLTGSTADMAVQVTEKAKRVRVLSYEPAATVHRETYEHFRLQLREHLAQQLSGALHIMVVGPIYGGSLPIARYVVNALEGLGHRVSWVDHSPHYAGYQNLETIRDHRLRLTVQQRMSETLAVISLAHVAEDPPDLVLALSQAPLTMAVLEQMRRKKVLTAMWFVENFRHLTYWQQMVTGYDFWFVMQQAACLDAFRKAGAKHVSYLPLAADPAIHQPMTLTKEEQQEFGSDVSFLGAGYRNRRHILPSLVGQEWTFKLWGNEWDNPGVLTRVLQRGGARIDTSTSVKIFNATSVNINLHSYTGDGFDPEGDGVNPRTFELASCGVFQVVDNRTLLPALFDESMMAVINNPDQLLPTVQTYLHEPARRAAMAELSRKRVLEAHTYGHRMKTFLGAVGMASPDRLGAILQGDRHAESLVARSGKTPELIPMLKQFPRTDRVELVDVAKNIRKKGPEARLNREELLILMMDEYRQEKRDFL, encoded by the coding sequence ATGGACGTGTTGAAACAGAATATCGGTATTCTACGCGATCAGGATCCGATTCTTGCCGCTCAGATCCTTCAGGTACCAGGAGGAACCCTGTCGATCCAACCAGCTAAATCCGGAATGCCCACCGCGCTTGTCAACTCCCGATATCTCCATAGTGCGTATGATCCGGTTCGCGAGGCGGAGCGCTGGGCTGAAGAACGCGTGAAAGACTGTCAAGCAGGGGAAACTATTGTCCTCCTTGGCGTGGGACTGCTCTACCATGTGGAAGCCTTGCGTCAGATGTTGCCCCGTGACCAGGTCATAATGGTCGCCGTGCCGGATCTTTCTGAATTTGCGGATTGTGTCTCGGTCCGGGCGCTGGAAGGGTGGGGTGAATGGGTGATGTGGCTGACGGGTTCCACGGCTGATATGGCTGTCCAAGTGACAGAGAAAGCCAAGCGGGTGCGCGTTCTGAGCTACGAACCTGCCGCCACGGTTCATCGTGAGACCTATGAACACTTTCGTCTGCAGCTTCGTGAGCACCTCGCTCAACAATTAAGCGGGGCGCTTCACATCATGGTGGTCGGACCTATTTATGGCGGGTCGTTGCCGATCGCCCGATATGTGGTAAACGCATTGGAAGGCCTTGGACATCGTGTAAGTTGGGTGGATCATAGTCCTCATTACGCGGGATATCAAAATTTGGAAACGATCCGTGATCACCGGTTGCGGCTCACAGTTCAACAACGGATGAGTGAAACGCTGGCGGTGATAAGCCTTGCTCATGTGGCAGAAGATCCCCCGGATTTAGTGTTAGCCCTGTCCCAGGCCCCATTGACCATGGCCGTTTTAGAGCAAATGCGTCGAAAGAAGGTGCTAACGGCCATGTGGTTTGTGGAAAATTTTCGGCATTTAACCTATTGGCAGCAGATGGTGACGGGGTATGACTTTTGGTTTGTGATGCAACAAGCGGCCTGTTTGGACGCTTTCAGAAAAGCCGGCGCCAAACATGTCTCGTATCTTCCCTTAGCTGCTGATCCGGCCATACATCAGCCCATGACTTTGACTAAGGAGGAACAACAGGAGTTTGGCTCCGACGTCTCGTTTTTAGGAGCAGGGTATAGAAACCGGCGACATATCCTCCCATCCCTGGTCGGCCAAGAGTGGACATTTAAATTGTGGGGGAATGAATGGGACAACCCGGGGGTGTTAACGCGGGTTCTTCAAAGAGGAGGGGCGCGTATTGATACCTCCACCAGTGTGAAAATTTTCAATGCCACCTCGGTCAATATTAATTTGCATTCGTATACGGGAGACGGATTCGATCCCGAGGGAGATGGGGTGAATCCCAGGACATTCGAATTAGCCAGTTGCGGGGTATTTCAAGTGGTCGATAATCGCACCTTGCTTCCGGCCCTCTTTGATGAATCGATGATGGCGGTAATTAACAATCCGGATCAGCTCCTCCCAACCGTCCAAACCTATCTCCACGAACCAGCCAGGCGAGCGGCCATGGCTGAATTGTCCCGGAAGCGGGTATTAGAGGCGCATACGTACGGACATCGGATGAAGACCTTCTTAGGCGCCGTGGGTATGGCGAGCCCTGACCGGTTAGGAGCTATCCTTCAGGGAGACCGGCATGCTGAATCCTTAGTGGCGCGAAGTGGGAAGACTCCGGAATTAATTCCAATGTTGAAGCAATTTCCTCGAACCGATCGTGTGGAGTTGGTGGATGTGGCGAAAAACATTCGGAAGAAAGGGCCTGAAGCCCGGTTGAACCGTGAGGAACTACTGATTCTGATGATGGATGAAT